A single region of the Selenomonas sp. oral taxon 920 genome encodes:
- a CDS encoding DUF1858 domain-containing protein, whose protein sequence is MAITKDMSIVEIVQTYPDTVEVLMNAGMGCLGCAASHFENIEQGAMAHGIDIDALIEALNATIGEKSAAAQ, encoded by the coding sequence ATGGCAATTACAAAAGATATGAGCATCGTCGAGATCGTTCAGACGTACCCCGACACCGTCGAGGTTCTGATGAACGCAGGTATGGGCTGCCTCGGCTGCGCGGCATCGCATTTCGAGAACATTGAGCAGGGTGCGATGGCGCACGGCATCGACATCGATGCTCTGATCGAGGCACTCAATGCGACAATCGGCGAGAAATCTGCTGCAGCGCAGTAA
- the ychF gene encoding redox-regulated ATPase YchF, which yields MSNLEVGIVGLPNVGKSTLFNAITKAGAEAANYPFCTIEPNVGVVAVPDERLKVLTDLYHSKKTTPASVRFVDIAGLVKGASKGEGLGNKFLEHIRQVDAVAHVVRCFESTDITHVEGAVDPLRDIDIIETELCLADLEAVEKRMAKVTKLLKSGSKEAKAEHAALERLKAALDEGKSAREVELSDEELAILRDLNLLTRKPILYIANVGEDEAATANVENPHVQAVKEYAARTGAQVVTVSARLEEEIAELDAEEAKVFLEDLGLTESGLDRLIHGAFSLLGLQTFLTAGEDECRAWTITRGTTAPKAAGKIHTDFERGFIRAEIVNYDDLVALGSVAAARDKGLVRLEGKEYIMRDGDVVNFRFNV from the coding sequence GTGAGCAATCTTGAGGTTGGAATCGTTGGTCTGCCGAATGTGGGGAAGAGTACGCTGTTCAATGCGATTACAAAGGCGGGTGCAGAGGCTGCAAACTATCCGTTCTGCACGATTGAGCCCAATGTGGGTGTGGTGGCAGTGCCGGATGAGCGCCTCAAAGTGTTGACGGATCTCTATCATTCGAAGAAAACAACGCCCGCAAGCGTCCGCTTTGTGGATATTGCAGGTCTGGTCAAGGGCGCATCGAAGGGCGAGGGGCTCGGCAATAAATTCCTTGAACACATCCGTCAGGTGGATGCTGTGGCGCACGTTGTCCGCTGCTTTGAGAGCACGGACATTACGCACGTCGAGGGTGCGGTCGACCCTTTGCGCGACATTGACATCATTGAGACGGAGCTTTGCCTTGCCGATCTCGAGGCGGTCGAAAAACGCATGGCGAAGGTGACGAAGTTGCTCAAGTCGGGCAGCAAGGAGGCAAAGGCGGAGCACGCGGCACTAGAGCGTCTGAAAGCTGCGCTCGATGAGGGGAAATCCGCACGTGAGGTAGAGCTCTCGGATGAGGAACTGGCAATCCTGCGCGACCTGAACCTCCTCACGCGCAAGCCAATCCTCTATATTGCGAATGTCGGCGAGGATGAGGCAGCGACGGCGAATGTGGAGAATCCGCATGTGCAGGCGGTCAAGGAATACGCCGCACGTACGGGCGCACAGGTAGTGACGGTCTCGGCACGGCTTGAGGAGGAGATCGCGGAGCTCGACGCGGAGGAAGCAAAGGTATTCCTTGAAGATCTGGGGCTCACGGAGAGCGGCCTGGATCGTCTCATCCATGGGGCGTTTTCACTGCTCGGGCTGCAGACGTTTCTCACAGCGGGTGAGGATGAGTGCCGCGCGTGGACGATCACACGCGGCACGACGGCACCGAAGGCGGCGGGGAAAATTCACACGGATTTTGAACGCGGCTTCATCCGCGCCGAGATCGTGAACTACGATGATCTGGTTGCGCTCGGCAGTGTGGCGGCGGCACGGGATAAGGGACTTGTCCGTCTTGAGGGCAAGGAGTATATTATGCGCGACGGCGATGTGGTGAACTTCCGTTTTAATGTGTGA
- a CDS encoding magnesium transporter CorA family protein → MLQIYKSMESGPLQELSLKTLTKGAWINIVNPTPYELKVVSTLTEVDPDFLRSALDDEERSHTDVEDDSVMILTNVPVYRGEDSYDTLPLAIILTDEHIITVCLEETPVMAEFNERTAKLFRTYKRTRFLFQILYKSDVFYLRYLRQISKLSEEIEDRLRHDMKNSEVLRLLQLQKGLTYFNAALRSNGAVLDRLMRLRTNTSVHHIFKMYEEDEDLLEDVIIENKQAREMVEMYSTILARLADTFSSIVSNNLNLVMKFLTAITIILAIPTVISSFFGMNVPVPYEGDPLGFMRVVVIAVCVSTTVVYMLWRRDMF, encoded by the coding sequence TTGCTGCAAATATATAAATCCATGGAGTCCGGTCCTCTTCAGGAGCTGTCCCTCAAGACACTCACGAAGGGGGCATGGATCAACATTGTCAATCCGACCCCGTACGAGCTGAAGGTGGTCAGTACCCTCACGGAGGTTGACCCCGATTTCCTGCGCTCCGCACTCGATGATGAGGAGCGGTCGCATACGGATGTCGAGGACGACTCGGTCATGATCCTGACGAACGTCCCCGTCTATCGTGGCGAGGACAGCTACGACACGCTGCCGCTTGCGATCATCCTTACGGACGAGCACATCATTACGGTTTGCCTCGAGGAAACGCCTGTGATGGCGGAGTTCAACGAACGCACGGCGAAGCTCTTCCGCACGTACAAGCGGACGCGCTTCCTCTTTCAGATCCTCTACAAGTCCGATGTGTTCTACCTGCGCTACCTGCGTCAGATCAGCAAACTCTCCGAGGAGATCGAGGATCGTCTGCGGCACGACATGAAGAACAGTGAGGTCCTGCGTCTCCTTCAGCTGCAAAAGGGCCTGACGTATTTCAACGCCGCACTGCGCTCGAATGGTGCAGTGTTGGATCGCTTGATGCGTCTGCGCACGAATACGTCCGTACATCACATCTTCAAGATGTATGAGGAGGATGAGGATCTCCTCGAGGATGTCATCATCGAGAATAAGCAGGCGCGCGAGATGGTGGAGATGTACAGTACGATCCTTGCACGGCTCGCGGATACGTTCTCCTCGATCGTTTCGAACAATCTGAACCTCGTGATGAAATTCCTGACAGCGATTACGATCATCCTCGCGATTCCGACGGTGATTTCGAGTTTCTTCGGCATGAATGTACCTGTGCCGTACGAAGGTGACCCGCTCGGGTTTATGCGTGTGGTCGTCATCGCGGTCTGTGTGTCTACGACCGTTGTCTATATGCTCTGGCGGAGGGATATGTTTTGA
- the nifJ gene encoding pyruvate:ferredoxin (flavodoxin) oxidoreductase, translated as MAKKMKTMDGNTAAGYISYAFTDVAAIYPITPSSPMAEHVDSLAAKGMKNIFGQKVRLIEMQSEAGAAGAVHGSLQAGALTTTYTASQGLLLMIPNMYKIAGELLPGVFHVSARAIAASSLNIFGDHQDVMAARQTGVAMLAESSVQEVMDLAAVAHLVAIKGRIPFINFFDGFRTSHEIQKIEVVDYDDLAKILDWDAVNEFRRRALNPDHPAVRGTAQNPDIYFQGREAVNRYYDAIPELVEEAMAQMAKITGREHHLFDYYGAPDAERVIIAMGSVCQTAEEVAEYLNAQGEKVGLLSVHLYRPFSVEHFFKYLPKTVQKVAVLDRTKEPGSLGEPLYLDVKAAYYSSGMNPVIVGGRYGLGGKDTTPDQVFAVYEELKKDEPMHGFTLGIVDDVTHRSLTPIHGDVNLTKPGTTACKFWGLGSDGTVGANKSAIKIIGDKTDMYAQAYFAYDSKKSGGITMSHLRFGKSPIISPYLINKADFISCSQQSYVRQYDLLAGLKKGGTFLLNTFWSDEELNTHLPASMRRYIASNDIQFYTVDAVHIARELGLGGRFNMVMQSAFFKLANIIPIDDAVKYLKDAVVTSYGSKGEKVVNMNNGAIDHGIESLHRVNVPAEWKDAVDEEVPVNAKTPEFITKVQNVMNRQEGDKLKISELLSMEDGTFPVGGTAFEKRGTAISVPVWRPEKCIQCNQCAFVCPHATIRPVLTTDEELAAAPEGMQSVKSRPAKGMNLTIAVSTLDCLGCGNCAQVCPGKALDMTLLDDNLREAQKYFDYGVDTEKVSVKNVPMKKTTVIGSQFEQPLFEFSGACAGCGETPYAKLVTQLFGDRMMIANATGCSSIWGASAPAIPYTKNPKGYGPAWANSLFEDNAEYGLGMLLGTKAVRESIAAAVKQALEEKKGSAELQAAMQLWLEKRDSGEGTRDRADLLRELLEKEKGTDELLCRIYKDNDYFVKRSQWVFGGDGWAYDIGFGGVDHVLASGEDVNVMVFDTEVYSNTGGQASKSTPAAAIAEFAATGKKTKKKDLGMMAMSYGYVYVAQIDMGSDQNQVLKAISEAEAYPGPSLIIAYSPCINHGIRKGMGCAQLEGKLAVECGYWANYRYNPQLIEAGKNPFTLDSKEPDFSKFQEFLLGENRYISLKSNFPEAAEALFEKTQKDAETRYNNYKKLAGKA; from the coding sequence ATGGCCAAGAAAATGAAGACGATGGACGGCAACACAGCTGCCGGATACATCTCCTATGCCTTTACGGATGTGGCGGCGATCTATCCGATCACGCCGTCCTCGCCGATGGCGGAGCACGTCGACAGCCTTGCTGCAAAGGGAATGAAGAATATCTTCGGACAGAAGGTACGTCTGATCGAAATGCAGTCGGAGGCAGGCGCTGCCGGTGCAGTGCACGGCTCACTCCAGGCAGGTGCACTGACGACGACCTATACGGCATCGCAGGGGCTTCTGCTCATGATTCCGAATATGTATAAGATTGCGGGCGAACTCCTGCCGGGCGTGTTCCATGTCAGCGCACGCGCCATTGCGGCGTCCTCGCTGAATATCTTCGGCGACCATCAGGATGTCATGGCGGCACGCCAGACGGGCGTTGCCATGCTCGCAGAGTCGAGCGTGCAGGAGGTCATGGATCTCGCTGCGGTCGCGCATCTCGTTGCCATCAAGGGACGCATTCCGTTCATCAACTTCTTTGACGGATTCCGTACCTCGCATGAGATTCAGAAGATCGAGGTCGTGGACTATGACGATCTAGCGAAGATTCTTGACTGGGATGCGGTCAATGAATTCCGCCGCCGCGCACTCAATCCGGATCATCCGGCGGTACGCGGTACGGCACAGAACCCCGATATCTACTTCCAGGGACGCGAGGCGGTCAACCGTTACTACGATGCCATTCCCGAACTCGTTGAAGAGGCAATGGCGCAGATGGCAAAGATCACAGGCCGTGAGCACCATCTCTTTGACTACTACGGCGCACCCGATGCCGAGCGCGTCATCATTGCAATGGGCTCGGTCTGCCAGACGGCGGAGGAGGTTGCCGAATATCTCAACGCACAGGGTGAGAAGGTCGGTCTGCTCTCCGTTCACCTCTATCGTCCGTTCTCGGTCGAGCACTTCTTCAAGTATCTCCCGAAGACGGTGCAGAAGGTCGCCGTTCTCGACCGCACGAAGGAGCCGGGATCGCTCGGCGAGCCGCTTTACCTCGATGTCAAGGCGGCGTACTACAGTTCGGGGATGAACCCCGTCATCGTCGGCGGTCGCTATGGTCTCGGCGGCAAGGATACGACACCGGATCAGGTCTTCGCGGTCTATGAGGAGCTGAAGAAGGACGAGCCGATGCACGGCTTTACGCTCGGCATTGTCGATGATGTTACGCACCGCAGCCTCACTCCGATCCACGGCGATGTCAACCTCACGAAGCCGGGGACGACGGCGTGTAAGTTCTGGGGTCTCGGCTCGGACGGCACGGTCGGCGCGAACAAGAGCGCGATCAAGATCATCGGTGACAAGACGGATATGTATGCGCAGGCATACTTTGCATATGACTCGAAGAAGTCGGGCGGCATTACGATGAGCCATCTGCGCTTTGGCAAGTCGCCCATCATCAGTCCGTATCTCATCAACAAGGCGGACTTCATCTCCTGCTCGCAGCAGTCCTATGTCCGTCAGTACGACCTCCTTGCAGGTCTCAAGAAGGGCGGCACGTTCCTCCTCAATACGTTCTGGTCGGATGAGGAGCTGAACACGCACCTGCCCGCATCGATGCGCCGCTACATCGCCTCCAACGACATTCAGTTCTACACGGTGGATGCGGTTCACATCGCGCGCGAACTCGGTCTTGGCGGACGCTTCAACATGGTCATGCAGTCGGCGTTCTTCAAGCTTGCGAACATCATTCCCATCGACGACGCGGTCAAGTATCTCAAGGACGCGGTTGTCACATCCTACGGCAGCAAGGGCGAAAAGGTTGTCAACATGAACAACGGTGCGATCGATCACGGCATCGAGTCGCTCCACCGTGTGAATGTTCCTGCCGAATGGAAGGATGCCGTGGATGAGGAGGTTCCGGTCAACGCAAAGACGCCGGAATTCATCACGAAGGTTCAGAACGTCATGAATCGGCAGGAGGGCGACAAGCTCAAGATCTCCGAGCTGCTCAGCATGGAGGACGGCACGTTCCCTGTCGGCGGTACGGCGTTTGAGAAGCGCGGCACGGCGATCTCCGTACCTGTATGGCGTCCGGAGAAGTGTATCCAGTGTAACCAGTGCGCATTCGTCTGCCCGCACGCAACGATTCGTCCTGTGCTGACGACGGACGAGGAGCTTGCTGCAGCGCCCGAGGGCATGCAGTCCGTAAAGTCGCGTCCGGCGAAGGGGATGAACCTCACGATCGCCGTCTCGACGCTCGACTGCCTCGGCTGCGGCAACTGTGCGCAGGTCTGCCCGGGCAAAGCGCTCGACATGACACTGCTCGACGACAACCTTCGCGAAGCGCAGAAGTACTTTGACTACGGTGTGGACACGGAGAAGGTCTCAGTCAAGAACGTTCCGATGAAGAAGACGACGGTCATCGGCTCGCAGTTCGAGCAGCCGCTCTTCGAGTTCTCGGGTGCGTGCGCAGGCTGCGGTGAAACGCCGTATGCGAAGCTCGTCACCCAGCTCTTTGGCGACCGCATGATGATCGCCAATGCAACGGGCTGCTCCTCCATCTGGGGCGCGAGTGCACCTGCAATCCCGTATACGAAGAACCCGAAGGGCTACGGCCCTGCATGGGCAAACTCGCTGTTCGAGGACAATGCAGAGTATGGTCTTGGAATGCTGCTCGGCACGAAGGCAGTGCGCGAATCCATCGCGGCTGCAGTAAAACAGGCACTTGAGGAGAAGAAGGGCTCTGCCGAACTTCAGGCAGCAATGCAGCTCTGGCTCGAAAAGCGCGACAGCGGTGAGGGCACGCGTGACCGTGCCGACCTCCTGCGTGAGCTTCTCGAAAAGGAGAAGGGCACGGACGAACTTCTCTGCCGCATCTACAAGGACAACGACTACTTCGTCAAGCGTTCGCAGTGGGTCTTCGGCGGCGACGGCTGGGCATACGACATCGGCTTCGGCGGCGTGGATCACGTGCTTGCGTCGGGCGAGGATGTCAACGTCATGGTCTTTGATACCGAGGTCTACTCGAACACGGGCGGACAGGCATCGAAGTCGACCCCAGCGGCGGCGATTGCAGAGTTCGCAGCAACGGGCAAGAAGACGAAGAAGAAGGATCTCGGCATGATGGCGATGTCCTACGGCTACGTCTATGTGGCGCAGATCGACATGGGTTCCGACCAGAATCAGGTGCTCAAAGCGATCAGCGAGGCGGAGGCATATCCGGGACCGTCCCTCATCATTGCTTACTCGCCGTGTATCAACCACGGGATCCGCAAGGGCATGGGCTGTGCCCAGCTCGAAGGCAAACTTGCCGTCGAGTGCGGCTACTGGGCGAACTATCGCTACAACCCGCAGCTCATCGAGGCGGGCAAGAATCCGTTCACGCTCGACTCAAAGGAGCCGGACTTCTCGAAGTTCCAGGAATTCCTGCTCGGTGAGAACCGCTACATCAGCCTCAAGAGCAACTTCCCCGAGGCGGCGGAAGCACTCTTCGAGAAGACGCAGAAGGACGCTGAGACGCGCTACAACAACTACAAGAAACTCGCAGGCAAGGCATAA
- a CDS encoding dicarboxylate/amino acid:cation symporter → MAEQKNAAPVRDEVEQKAQAALSAAKLNNQKRQVVLWIGALIVGGILGWVNVPVLNELFNFIATVFTRLFQFVAVPTIALAVITTLAALGTKRDMGRIFAHAVTYTLLTTVCAAAVGLALFLWLAPANLPTEVVGAGASDVPGKLEGLSYYDHFLSIVPNNVLAPFVSGNVLSVMLVAAAVGLGLAFAPKTENREMLLKGIHGLQELLFTLIRGLLTVLPIGILAFAAQLAAQIEAGVIVGSLGVYTAVVIGGNLIQFFVVIPFFLAVRGLNPVRVFRQMAPAVAVALFTKSSAGTLPVTLASAEQRLGAHPSVARFVLPICTTINMNGCAAFILVTSLYVMQNAGMELTFGTMLSWLFISVLAAVGNAGVPMGCYFLTLSLMASIGAPVGLMGIILPIYSIIDMIETAENVWSDSAVCAITDHDLAGTLEDDEELAPAV, encoded by the coding sequence ATGGCAGAGCAAAAAAATGCTGCGCCTGTGCGTGATGAGGTGGAGCAGAAAGCGCAGGCGGCGCTTTCTGCGGCGAAATTGAATAATCAGAAGAGGCAGGTTGTGCTTTGGATTGGTGCGCTCATCGTTGGCGGCATACTAGGTTGGGTGAATGTACCCGTACTGAATGAGCTGTTTAACTTTATTGCGACAGTATTCACGCGTCTGTTCCAGTTCGTTGCCGTGCCAACCATTGCACTCGCTGTTATCACGACGCTTGCGGCACTTGGAACAAAGCGGGATATGGGACGAATCTTTGCACACGCTGTTACCTATACGCTGCTTACAACTGTGTGCGCAGCGGCGGTGGGGCTTGCACTCTTCCTCTGGCTCGCACCTGCGAATCTGCCGACCGAGGTTGTCGGCGCAGGCGCGTCGGATGTACCTGGGAAACTTGAAGGGCTGTCCTACTACGATCACTTCCTTTCCATTGTACCGAACAATGTGCTTGCGCCATTTGTCTCGGGCAATGTGCTCTCCGTTATGCTTGTTGCGGCGGCTGTGGGGCTTGGACTCGCCTTTGCACCCAAAACGGAGAATCGTGAGATGCTCCTGAAAGGAATTCACGGCTTGCAGGAACTGCTCTTTACCCTGATTCGCGGGCTGCTGACGGTGCTGCCCATTGGGATTCTCGCCTTTGCCGCACAGCTTGCGGCGCAGATTGAGGCGGGCGTTATCGTCGGATCTCTGGGTGTCTATACCGCTGTTGTCATTGGAGGAAATCTGATTCAGTTCTTTGTCGTGATTCCATTTTTCCTCGCCGTGCGTGGCTTGAATCCCGTGCGCGTTTTCCGTCAGATGGCACCTGCCGTCGCGGTTGCACTCTTTACAAAGAGCTCGGCAGGGACGCTGCCCGTGACGCTTGCTTCGGCAGAGCAGCGTCTTGGTGCACATCCATCCGTCGCACGCTTCGTCCTGCCGATCTGCACGACGATCAACATGAACGGCTGCGCTGCGTTTATCCTTGTGACCTCGCTCTACGTTATGCAGAATGCGGGCATGGAGCTGACGTTCGGAACAATGCTGAGCTGGCTCTTCATCTCCGTGCTTGCCGCAGTCGGCAACGCAGGTGTACCGATGGGGTGCTATTTCCTGACGCTCTCACTCATGGCATCGATTGGTGCACCGGTCGGACTCATGGGCATCATCCTGCCGATCTACTCCATCATTGACATGATCGAGACGGCAGAGAACGTCTGGTCGGACTCGGCGGTCTGTGCGATCACGGATCACGATCTTGCGGGTACACTTGAAGATGACGAGGAACTTGCTCCCGCTGTTTAA